In uncultured Desulfobacter sp., one DNA window encodes the following:
- the icmF gene encoding fused isobutyryl-CoA mutase/GTPase IcmF, with the protein MNTKIEVYTPKHSIKIVTATSLFDGHDAAINIMRRILQDSGAEVVHIGHNRSAGEIVNAAIQEDAQGIAVSSYQGGHIEFFEYIVDLLKEKDASHIKVFGGGGGVILPSEIRQLHDYGVARIYSPEDGSKMGLQGMINDMLKRMDEPPVNPDQLDLNRLNVNNPAMTARFITALQEQSESAGDHLGLTLSKIKTAAADINAPVIGLTGTGGAGKSSFADELITRFLHDFSDIHIAVISCDPSRRKTGGALLGDRIRMNAIENKRVYMRSLATRRSQTELPEVLPDAVNVVKAAGFDIIIVETAGIGQGDSRIVDLVDLSVYIMTADFGAPSQLEKIDMLDYADMVVLNKCEKKGSEDAIRDVRKQVQRNRKAFDQSPDNMPVFGTIASKFNDDGITAFYHGLLDLIETKKQIQYNSHLPKTGKKASSSKTIIIPGDRVRYLSEIADAIRAYHETTQIQAETVRNREHLMYTLKLFENKEDLSSQDLLAELKNAVDDMSAGVDPETDRAIEEFNDMKTRYQQEELVYQVRGKKVRAPLFTQSLSHSKIPRISTPQFDDPAEQYKWVRKENFAGFFPYTAGVFPLKRSDEDPTRMFAGEGGPEDTNKRFKLLSAEYPAKRLSTAFDSVTLYGFDPDIRPDIYGKIGTSGVSICTLDDVKVLYDGFDLCAPNTSVSMTINGPAPMILAMFLNTAIDQQMEKFKKEHGRAPSKDEVEKIRQYALSNVRGTVQADILKEDQGQNTCIFSIEFALRMMGDIQQYFIDHQVRNFYSVSISGYHIAEAGANPITQLALTLANGFTYVEYYLSRGMDIDDFAPSLSFFFSNGMDPEYTVIGRVARRIWALAMKYKYKANEKSQKLKYHIQTSGRSLHSQEIQFNDIRTTLQGLCAIYDNCNSLHTNAFDEAITTPSAESVRRALAIQLIVNREWGLAKNENPLQGSFIVDELTDLVEEAVLVEFDRITERGGVMGAMETGYQRGKIQEESIYYEYLKHSGKYPIIGVNTFTDPDADYEEMANHLELSRSTKAQKDSQLDRLKVFKERHKKEVQEAVGNLQLTALGSGNMFEQLMEAVRVCSLGTMTNALYEVGGKYRRNM; encoded by the coding sequence ATGAACACGAAGATCGAGGTTTACACCCCAAAACATTCCATCAAAATTGTTACGGCCACGTCCCTGTTTGACGGCCATGACGCAGCTATCAACATCATGAGAAGAATTCTACAGGACTCCGGTGCCGAGGTTGTGCATATCGGGCATAATCGGTCTGCCGGCGAAATCGTGAATGCAGCCATCCAGGAGGATGCCCAGGGCATAGCGGTCTCCAGTTATCAGGGCGGACATATCGAGTTCTTTGAATATATTGTAGATCTTTTAAAGGAGAAAGACGCATCCCATATTAAAGTCTTTGGCGGCGGAGGTGGAGTGATTCTCCCCAGCGAGATAAGGCAATTGCACGATTATGGGGTGGCCCGAATCTATTCCCCGGAAGACGGCAGCAAAATGGGGCTGCAGGGCATGATTAACGATATGCTCAAAAGAATGGACGAACCGCCGGTAAATCCGGACCAACTTGATCTCAACCGTTTGAATGTCAATAATCCTGCCATGACAGCCCGGTTTATCACTGCACTGCAGGAACAGTCCGAATCTGCCGGGGATCATCTGGGTCTGACATTATCAAAGATAAAAACGGCTGCCGCCGACATCAACGCCCCGGTAATCGGCCTGACCGGCACCGGTGGTGCAGGCAAATCCTCTTTTGCCGACGAGCTGATTACCCGATTCCTTCACGATTTTTCGGATATTCATATTGCGGTAATCTCCTGCGACCCGTCGAGAAGAAAAACAGGAGGGGCTCTGCTGGGAGACCGGATACGCATGAACGCCATTGAAAATAAGCGAGTTTATATGCGTTCCCTTGCCACCCGCAGGTCACAGACAGAGTTGCCCGAAGTTTTGCCGGACGCCGTTAATGTCGTCAAGGCAGCTGGATTTGATATCATTATTGTGGAAACCGCCGGAATCGGACAGGGTGATTCAAGAATCGTGGATCTGGTTGACCTGTCCGTTTATATAATGACCGCGGATTTCGGGGCGCCATCCCAACTGGAAAAAATCGACATGCTGGATTATGCGGATATGGTGGTGCTCAATAAGTGCGAAAAAAAGGGCAGCGAAGATGCGATTCGCGATGTCAGAAAACAGGTACAGCGAAACCGGAAAGCCTTTGACCAGTCACCGGACAACATGCCGGTATTCGGTACGATCGCCTCTAAATTCAATGATGACGGGATTACCGCTTTTTATCACGGCCTGCTGGATTTGATAGAGACTAAAAAACAGATTCAGTATAACTCACACCTTCCGAAAACAGGCAAAAAGGCATCTTCTTCCAAAACCATCATCATTCCCGGGGACCGCGTACGGTACCTTTCTGAAATCGCAGATGCCATCCGGGCGTACCACGAAACGACCCAAATCCAGGCCGAGACGGTTCGAAACCGAGAACACCTGATGTATACCCTGAAACTATTTGAAAACAAGGAAGACCTCTCGTCCCAGGATCTGCTGGCAGAACTTAAAAACGCCGTCGATGATATGTCTGCCGGGGTTGATCCGGAAACCGACCGGGCCATTGAGGAATTCAACGACATGAAAACCCGGTATCAACAAGAAGAACTGGTCTATCAGGTACGTGGCAAAAAAGTTCGGGCCCCGCTGTTTACACAATCCCTGTCCCATTCAAAGATCCCCAGGATTTCAACCCCACAGTTTGATGATCCGGCAGAACAGTACAAATGGGTCAGAAAAGAAAATTTTGCAGGATTTTTTCCATATACCGCCGGTGTTTTTCCTTTAAAGCGGTCGGATGAGGATCCCACCCGGATGTTTGCCGGAGAGGGTGGTCCTGAAGATACCAACAAACGGTTCAAGCTTCTGTCTGCTGAATACCCCGCCAAGCGTTTGTCGACGGCGTTTGATTCAGTCACCCTGTACGGTTTTGATCCCGATATCCGGCCGGATATCTACGGTAAAATCGGTACATCCGGGGTCAGCATCTGCACCCTGGATGATGTAAAGGTGTTGTATGACGGATTTGATCTTTGTGCGCCCAATACATCTGTCTCCATGACCATCAACGGGCCGGCCCCCATGATCCTGGCCATGTTTTTAAACACTGCCATAGACCAACAGATGGAAAAGTTTAAAAAAGAGCATGGCCGGGCCCCCTCAAAAGATGAAGTTGAGAAAATCCGGCAATATGCCTTGTCAAATGTACGGGGAACAGTCCAGGCAGATATTCTCAAAGAAGACCAGGGGCAGAACACCTGCATATTTTCCATTGAATTTGCCCTGAGAATGATGGGGGATATTCAGCAGTACTTTATCGACCATCAGGTCCGCAATTTTTATTCAGTGTCCATTTCAGGCTATCATATTGCCGAGGCCGGTGCCAATCCCATCACCCAGCTGGCATTGACGCTGGCCAACGGGTTCACCTATGTGGAGTATTATTTGTCAAGGGGGATGGATATTGACGATTTTGCACCGTCACTGTCCTTTTTCTTTTCAAATGGAATGGACCCGGAATATACCGTCATTGGGCGGGTTGCCAGGCGGATATGGGCCTTGGCCATGAAGTATAAATACAAGGCAAACGAAAAATCCCAAAAGCTGAAGTATCATATCCAGACGTCCGGTCGATCCCTACACAGCCAGGAGATTCAATTCAATGATATCCGGACCACCCTCCAGGGGCTGTGTGCCATATACGATAATTGCAATAGTTTGCACACCAATGCCTTTGACGAGGCCATTACCACCCCTTCTGCCGAATCGGTAAGAAGAGCTCTTGCCATTCAACTGATCGTCAACCGGGAATGGGGACTGGCCAAAAATGAAAATCCGCTGCAGGGCAGTTTTATCGTGGATGAACTGACAGATCTTGTTGAAGAGGCTGTCCTGGTGGAGTTTGACCGCATCACCGAGCGGGGCGGGGTGATGGGCGCCATGGAAACAGGATATCAACGCGGAAAAATCCAGGAAGAATCCATCTACTATGAATATCTTAAACATAGCGGAAAATATCCAATCATCGGGGTCAACACATTTACTGACCCGGATGCCGACTATGAAGAGATGGCCAATCACCTGGAATTATCCAGGTCCACCAAAGCACAGAAGGATTCCCAGCTGGATCGCTTAAAAGTGTTCAAAGAGAGGCATAAAAAAGAGGTTCAAGAGGCTGTCGGGAATTTACAGCTAACGGCCTTGGGTTCAGGTAATATGTTTGAACAGCTCATGGAAGCCGTCCGTGTCTGCAGCCTTGGGACCATGACAAACGCATTATATGAAGTCGGAGGAAAATACAGACGGAATATGTAA
- a CDS encoding ThiF family adenylyltransferase, which translates to MMRGNDLIEARTRVVKDGQGKSREVIGEKDLLDLADILKIPLHQVYLQSMEKGIVPLRYLRNMPSITLNEQITLHASCVAVVGSGGLGGHVIEGLCRLGIGALHIFDPDVFDETNLNRQAFAAQNTLDKPKVEVIQACCRRINPAVQVTAHQITVADQNQHPLFANVQVIVDALDSPGDRLTLAAIAGKCGLPLVHGTVAGFGGRVMVIHPQDGRMEMLYGGQEEACSAEMLLGTPILSPILISSFQMKAVLNLLLGKKQSRESRMIFVDMEKPSLDLFEL; encoded by the coding sequence ATGATGCGGGGCAATGATTTAATTGAAGCCCGGACCCGGGTTGTAAAAGACGGCCAGGGTAAAAGTCGGGAGGTCATTGGTGAAAAGGACCTTTTGGACTTAGCGGATATCCTGAAAATCCCGCTGCATCAGGTATATCTGCAGAGTATGGAAAAGGGAATTGTTCCCTTGCGTTATCTTCGCAACATGCCTTCCATTACTTTAAACGAGCAAATCACTCTGCACGCCTCCTGCGTGGCCGTGGTTGGGTCCGGCGGCCTTGGCGGCCATGTTATCGAAGGCCTTTGCCGGCTTGGCATCGGGGCATTACATATCTTTGACCCGGATGTTTTTGATGAAACCAATCTAAACCGTCAGGCTTTTGCTGCCCAAAATACCCTGGATAAACCCAAAGTAGAGGTCATACAAGCATGTTGTCGGCGGATTAATCCTGCGGTGCAGGTTACTGCTCATCAGATTACGGTGGCGGATCAAAATCAGCATCCTTTGTTTGCCAATGTTCAAGTGATTGTTGATGCACTTGATTCGCCGGGTGATAGATTGACCCTGGCTGCCATTGCCGGTAAATGCGGCTTACCTCTGGTACATGGGACCGTTGCAGGATTCGGGGGACGCGTGATGGTTATTCATCCCCAGGATGGACGCATGGAGATGCTTTACGGCGGGCAGGAAGAGGCATGTTCAGCCGAAATGCTTTTGGGTACACCGATTCTGTCGCCGATTTTGATTTCTTCTTTTCAGATGAAGGCAGTGCTCAATCTTCTCCTTGGAAAAAAACAATCCAGGGAGAGCCGGATGATTTTTGTGGATATGGAAAAGCCGTCCCTGGATCTTTTTGAGTTGTAG
- a CDS encoding MoaD/ThiS family protein, translating to MKIEIRLFATLASYADHKDMDADGCLRFDGPATIRDAARRLGVPEKEIKLVFLNGVGATLDSPMKDKDRVGIFPPIGGG from the coding sequence ATGAAAATAGAGATCAGGCTTTTTGCCACACTTGCCTCTTACGCCGACCATAAAGATATGGATGCCGATGGTTGTCTCCGTTTTGACGGACCTGCCACGATACGGGATGCGGCCCGACGTTTAGGTGTGCCGGAAAAGGAGATTAAGTTGGTGTTTCTCAATGGGGTAGGGGCGACCCTGGATTCCCCAATGAAAGACAAAGACCGCGTGGGGATCTTTCCTCCTATTGGGGGGGGATGA
- a CDS encoding MoaD/ThiS family protein, which produces MGTVLFNAFSFLQRKLKAQNIPCVDAVLDLDDGQCVQDILDGLGILPQDIEGVFVNGKIVPLDTLLHDGDRIAALPPGTPGPYRLLLGLVASPNKESDKKTDKETDSKK; this is translated from the coding sequence ATGGGCACTGTACTATTCAATGCGTTTTCATTTTTGCAGAGAAAACTTAAAGCGCAAAATATTCCTTGTGTAGATGCTGTTCTTGATTTAGATGATGGTCAATGTGTACAGGATATTTTAGACGGTCTGGGAATCCTCCCCCAGGATATTGAGGGGGTTTTTGTTAACGGGAAGATTGTACCCCTTGACACCCTGCTTCATGACGGAGACCGGATCGCGGCACTGCCGCCCGGCACTCCCGGGCCATATCGGCTTCTTTTGGGGCTTGTTGCTTCCCCAAACAAAGAATCGGATAAAAAAACAGACAAGGAAACGGACAGCAAGAAATGA
- a CDS encoding aldehyde ferredoxin oxidoreductase C-terminal domain-containing protein has translation MSQILRINTREKTYSFETPAEDIAGLGGRALTSKMILNEVPATSHPLSKYNKLVFAPGLLTGTPAANSGRLSVGGKSPLTGGIKESNSGGLVSQKLARLGIKALVLEDKPEDDAFSMIVIKKDSVEFLPADEYVGINNGEMITKLWDRFGKRVATASIGVAGEQRLTAASIHFADPKGHPGRAAGRGGLGAVLGSKKIKAIVVDDKGAERLPLHDPEAFKAANKKWVELLTSHPVSGQGLPAFGTAVLVNVINEAGALPTKNFRTGRFEDAKEISGEVLAANIEKRGGVAAEGCHPGCVIKCSQIYNDKDNNYLTSGFEYETVWAFGSHCMIKDLDDIAMMDRLCDEFGLDTIDTGVAIGIAMEGGVIPWGDGKAAIELLKKVGTGDPMGKIIGNGAAFTGQALGVDRVPVVKRQALPAYDPRAVKAVGVTYATTPMGADHTAGYGVCQNILGVGGSIDPLKKDGNVDISKTLQIATAAIDAAGLCLFVAFPILDNPEGLQMVVDMLNARYGLTLTTDDVVNLGISILKDELEFNRRAGFTSKDDQLPDMFKEKIAPHDVSWDFTTEELSEAVKF, from the coding sequence ATGTCACAAATTTTAAGAATTAATACCAGGGAAAAAACGTATTCATTTGAAACACCGGCTGAAGATATTGCAGGGCTTGGCGGACGGGCCCTGACCTCAAAAATGATTTTAAATGAAGTCCCTGCCACATCCCATCCTTTAAGCAAATATAATAAGTTGGTTTTTGCACCGGGATTGTTGACCGGAACTCCTGCTGCCAACTCAGGACGGCTTTCCGTGGGCGGAAAATCTCCGTTGACCGGCGGTATTAAAGAGAGTAACAGCGGCGGTCTGGTTTCCCAGAAACTGGCCCGGCTTGGGATTAAAGCCCTGGTTTTGGAGGATAAACCCGAGGACGATGCGTTCTCCATGATTGTTATTAAAAAAGACAGTGTTGAGTTCCTTCCTGCAGACGAGTACGTGGGCATAAATAACGGCGAGATGATTACCAAGCTCTGGGACCGGTTTGGAAAACGTGTGGCCACCGCAAGTATCGGTGTTGCCGGCGAACAGCGTTTGACCGCGGCATCCATCCACTTTGCGGATCCCAAAGGACATCCGGGCCGGGCAGCAGGCCGCGGTGGTCTTGGCGCAGTTCTGGGATCAAAGAAGATCAAGGCCATTGTGGTAGATGACAAAGGTGCGGAACGTCTGCCGCTCCATGATCCCGAAGCCTTTAAAGCCGCAAATAAAAAATGGGTGGAACTGCTTACCAGCCATCCGGTTTCAGGCCAGGGCCTGCCGGCTTTTGGTACCGCCGTTCTGGTTAACGTTATCAATGAAGCTGGTGCCCTGCCCACCAAGAACTTCAGAACTGGCCGGTTTGAAGATGCCAAGGAAATCAGTGGCGAAGTTCTGGCCGCCAACATTGAAAAACGGGGCGGCGTTGCAGCCGAAGGTTGCCATCCGGGCTGCGTGATTAAATGTTCCCAGATTTATAATGACAAGGACAACAATTACCTCACTTCAGGCTTTGAATATGAAACTGTCTGGGCGTTTGGTTCTCACTGCATGATCAAGGATCTGGATGATATTGCCATGATGGACAGACTGTGTGACGAATTCGGTCTTGATACCATTGATACCGGTGTGGCCATCGGTATTGCCATGGAAGGCGGCGTTATTCCCTGGGGCGACGGTAAAGCGGCCATTGAGTTGCTCAAAAAAGTGGGCACAGGCGATCCCATGGGTAAAATCATCGGAAACGGTGCGGCATTTACAGGCCAGGCACTTGGTGTTGACCGGGTACCCGTTGTAAAACGTCAGGCGCTTCCTGCCTATGACCCAAGAGCCGTTAAAGCGGTTGGTGTTACATATGCCACAACGCCCATGGGTGCAGACCATACCGCAGGATACGGTGTGTGCCAAAACATTCTCGGCGTTGGCGGTTCCATTGATCCTTTGAAAAAGGACGGCAATGTGGATATCTCCAAGACCCTGCAGATCGCCACCGCAGCCATTGATGCTGCAGGACTCTGTCTGTTCGTGGCCTTCCCCATTCTTGACAATCCCGAAGGCCTGCAGATGGTTGTGGATATGCTCAATGCAAGATATGGCTTAACGCTTACGACTGATGATGTCGTAAACCTGGGTATTTCCATTCTCAAAGACGAGCTGGAATTTAACCGCCGCGCCGGTTTTACCTCCAAGGATGACCAGCTGCCGGATATGTTCAAAGAAAAGATTGCACCGCACGATGTATCTTGGGATTTCACAACTGAGGAACTCTCTGAAGCTGTAAAATTCTAA
- a CDS encoding DUF6531 domain-containing protein, whose amino-acid sequence MYHNTDLALSGGAGGLAFKSTYFGDNHYIDGDLGFGWAHNYNIYAEVHSNSEADLGCRLPTDAAPMMAASVAILDLMTGDPGVKEWATSSLIGKWGMDQLIDNAVSLHLE is encoded by the coding sequence ATGTACCACAACACTGACCTTGCCCTGTCCGGCGGTGCCGGGGGCCTTGCTTTCAAAAGCACCTATTTTGGCGACAACCACTATATAGACGGTGACCTGGGGTTTGGCTGGGCCCACAACTATAATATCTATGCGGAAGTCCATTCGAACTCTGAAGCCGACCTTGGTTGCCGTCTGCCGACCGATGCCGCACCCATGATGGCTGCATCGGTTGCGATCCTGGATCTTATGACGGGCGATCCGGGGGTAAAAGAGTGGGCAACCTCATCTCTCATTGGTAAATGGGGCATGGACCAGCTTATTGACAATGCCGTGTCGCTTCATTTGGAATAA
- a CDS encoding transglutaminase-like domain-containing protein, translating into MEESSAEEITSEIVELARDLNHDPKLIYEYVRNHVDYVPYFGSLKGAAMTYFDGAGNDFDQASLMIALLRKSGYQAQYVYGRMLSPYYG; encoded by the coding sequence GTGGAAGAAAGTTCCGCAGAAGAGATCACCTCCGAAATTGTTGAATTGGCGCGCGACCTGAACCACGATCCCAAACTGATTTACGAATATGTCCGGAACCATGTGGATTATGTTCCCTATTTCGGCTCGCTGAAAGGTGCGGCCATGACGTATTTCGACGGAGCCGGCAACGATTTTGACCAGGCCTCTTTGATGATCGCCCTTCTCAGGAAAAGCGGATACCAGGCCCAATACGTATACGGCAGAATGCTGAGCCCCTATTACGGGTGA
- the ligA gene encoding NAD-dependent DNA ligase LigA produces the protein MDFETCRIEAQKLRAELTEHSYRYYVLDDPVIDDQAYDMMLRQLIDIETLFPELITEDSPTRRIGAPPLTAFNTAPHSVPMLSLDNAFNDQEILDFHARCLKVSGAQTLTYTAEPKLDGLAVELTYENGVLVLATTRGDGYIGEVITENIRTIRSVPLRLMDTKTLVPDFIEVRGEVIIRHKDFEMLNLRRMDKGESVFANPRNAAAGSLRQLDSKITAQRPLTIFVYGVGAVRGLEFPTQARMLECLADLGFPVNPLIKKGVSIQQVLDDFQELETLRAELAYDIDGMVIKVDDILIQQALGEKIKSPRWAIAYKFPAMEKTGKILDIKVQVGRTGTLTPVAELAPVNIGGVTVSRATLHNADEIERKDIRIGDTALITRAGDVIPKVVKIIASARTGEETVFTMPDTCPVCGSHVRRLEGEAAVKCVNAGCSAQIKERIRHFVSKKAFDMDGLGKKLVEQLVDERLINSFADLFHLDRDTLAGLERMGLKSAENIIAAVEQSKTVSFPRFIFALGIDHTGEHAARLLAQNFVDLDALMAADTQTISSIHGMGDKTAGAVTGFFSIEENIKTVKDLLDAGVSITNDLYGEFHKKDNAFNGKTIVLTGSFESLTRNEAKAKLLALGAKVTGSVSKKTDIVIAGTKAGSKLTKAEELGITVWDEAKLMELIRGGD, from the coding sequence ATGGATTTTGAGACATGCCGGATTGAGGCGCAAAAGCTGCGCGCCGAATTAACAGAACACAGTTACCGCTATTACGTGCTGGATGATCCTGTTATTGATGATCAGGCCTATGATATGATGCTGCGGCAACTCATTGACATTGAAACACTTTTTCCTGAGCTTATTACCGAAGATTCTCCCACCCGGCGCATCGGGGCCCCGCCCTTGACCGCCTTTAACACGGCACCCCATTCGGTCCCCATGCTCAGCCTGGACAATGCCTTTAATGATCAGGAGATCCTGGATTTTCATGCCCGGTGTCTGAAAGTCTCCGGGGCCCAGACCCTGACCTATACGGCAGAGCCCAAACTGGACGGTCTGGCTGTGGAGCTTACTTATGAAAACGGTGTGCTGGTTTTGGCCACCACACGGGGAGACGGATACATCGGTGAGGTGATCACAGAAAATATCAGGACCATCCGGTCTGTCCCCCTGCGTCTGATGGACACTAAAACCCTTGTGCCGGATTTTATAGAAGTGCGCGGTGAGGTGATCATCCGGCATAAAGATTTTGAAATGCTAAACCTTCGCCGCATGGATAAGGGCGAATCGGTTTTTGCCAATCCCCGCAACGCTGCCGCAGGGTCCTTGCGCCAGCTGGATTCAAAAATAACAGCCCAGCGGCCTTTGACCATTTTTGTCTATGGCGTGGGGGCAGTGCGCGGCCTTGAGTTTCCTACCCAAGCCCGGATGCTTGAATGCCTTGCTGATTTGGGATTTCCCGTGAACCCACTCATAAAAAAAGGGGTATCAATCCAGCAGGTGTTGGACGATTTTCAGGAGCTGGAAACCCTTCGTGCTGAACTGGCCTACGATATCGACGGCATGGTGATCAAGGTGGATGATATTTTAATCCAGCAAGCCCTGGGCGAAAAAATAAAAAGTCCCAGGTGGGCCATTGCCTATAAATTTCCGGCCATGGAAAAGACCGGCAAAATACTGGATATCAAGGTCCAGGTGGGCCGGACAGGCACCTTGACCCCTGTGGCGGAGCTTGCACCGGTGAATATCGGCGGGGTTACGGTTTCCAGGGCCACCTTGCATAATGCCGATGAGATTGAACGAAAAGATATCCGTATCGGTGATACGGCGTTGATCACTAGGGCAGGGGATGTGATTCCCAAAGTGGTAAAAATCATTGCTTCGGCCCGTACAGGAGAAGAGACCGTGTTTACCATGCCCGACACCTGTCCTGTGTGCGGGTCTCATGTAAGGCGACTTGAAGGCGAAGCCGCCGTTAAATGCGTTAATGCGGGGTGCAGCGCCCAGATCAAAGAGCGCATCCGCCATTTTGTATCCAAGAAAGCGTTTGACATGGACGGGCTTGGCAAAAAACTGGTGGAACAGCTTGTGGATGAAAGATTAATAAATTCTTTTGCCGATCTCTTTCATTTGGACCGGGACACCCTGGCAGGGCTTGAGCGCATGGGGTTGAAATCCGCCGAAAATATCATCGCTGCCGTTGAGCAATCCAAAACGGTTTCCTTTCCACGGTTTATTTTTGCTTTGGGCATTGACCACACAGGCGAGCATGCGGCCCGGCTTTTAGCCCAAAATTTTGTGGATCTTGATGCGCTGATGGCTGCAGATACCCAGACCATCAGCAGCATTCACGGCATGGGGGACAAGACAGCCGGAGCCGTGACCGGATTTTTCTCCATTGAAGAAAATATTAAAACGGTGAAAGACCTGCTTGATGCGGGTGTATCCATTACCAATGATCTGTATGGTGAATTCCATAAAAAGGACAACGCGTTCAACGGAAAAACCATAGTTTTGACCGGCAGTTTTGAATCTCTGACAAGAAATGAGGCCAAGGCAAAGCTGCTGGCCTTGGGGGCCAAGGTAACAGGTTCCGTATCAAAGAAAACAGATATCGTTATTGCCGGCACCAAGGCCGGTTCCAAGCTGACCAAAGCCGAAGAGCTGGGCATCACTGTTTGGGATGAAGCCAAGCTTATGGAATTGATTAGAGGCGGGGATTAA
- a CDS encoding nucleoside phosphorylase: MSYPTWSDLNSSSIVPPLGQRKAKSVGPAALMVSADPDMGLIRQGFGKWQSRAFLNSSLLIKEEAPLGMSVTGPYIGAPYGVMLLESLIAKGARTVIVLGWCGGLSPDVLPGDLVVVKKALVDEGTSRHYMDLSGEPPGVNGDARLTQTLAAAVETAGLDAHSQATIWTTDAIYRETPEKVSWYRDQGACAVEMECSALFAAANFRKIPIAALLVVSDSLDRSDGNWDPGFNKKRFKTMRKQACGIAMALTGKLANGF, translated from the coding sequence ATGAGTTATCCGACATGGTCGGACCTGAATAGCTCTTCAATTGTTCCGCCCTTAGGGCAAAGAAAGGCAAAGAGCGTGGGCCCGGCTGCTTTGATGGTCAGTGCAGACCCGGACATGGGACTGATCCGCCAGGGATTTGGCAAGTGGCAGTCCCGTGCGTTTTTGAACAGCAGTCTGCTGATCAAAGAAGAGGCCCCTTTGGGGATGAGCGTAACAGGCCCCTACATCGGGGCCCCCTATGGGGTGATGCTGCTGGAATCACTGATTGCAAAGGGGGCCAGGACCGTTATTGTTCTTGGCTGGTGCGGCGGCCTTTCCCCTGATGTTTTGCCGGGGGATCTGGTGGTGGTGAAAAAGGCGCTGGTGGACGAGGGAACATCCCGGCATTATATGGATTTGTCGGGGGAGCCGCCTGGGGTGAATGGGGATGCCCGTCTTACCCAAACCCTTGCAGCCGCCGTTGAAACAGCCGGGCTTGATGCCCATTCCCAAGCGACTATCTGGACCACGGATGCCATTTACCGGGAAACGCCTGAAAAGGTGTCCTGGTATAGAGATCAAGGGGCCTGTGCCGTGGAGATGGAGTGCTCGGCACTGTTTGCTGCGGCCAATTTCAGGAAAATCCCCATTGCCGCGTTGCTTGTGGTGTCTGACAGCCTTGACCGGTCAGATGGCAACTGGGACCCGGGTTTTAATAAAAAAAGATTTAAAACAATGCGTAAACAGGCCTGTGGCATTGCCATGGCACTGACAGGAAAACTTGCAAATGGATTTTGA